One segment of Massilia sp. Se16.2.3 DNA contains the following:
- the rplR gene encoding 50S ribosomal protein L18 has protein sequence MDKKESRLRRGRQTRIKIAQLGVNRLSVHRTNLHIYANLISPDAKVLVSASTLEAEVRAELAGQSGKGGNAAAAALVGKRVAEKALKAGITEVAFDRSGFRYHGRVKALAEAAREAGLKF, from the coding sequence ATGGACAAGAAAGAATCGCGTCTGCGTCGCGGACGCCAAACCCGCATCAAGATCGCGCAGTTGGGCGTGAACCGCCTGTCGGTGCACCGTACCAACCTGCACATCTATGCGAACCTGATCAGCCCGGATGCGAAGGTCCTGGTTTCGGCTTCGACGCTGGAAGCAGAAGTGCGCGCCGAACTGGCCGGTCAAAGCGGCAAGGGCGGCAACGCTGCCGCCGCTGCCCTGGTTGGCAAGCGCGTCGCAGAAAAAGCACTGAAGGCAGGAATCACCGAAGTCGCTTTCGACCGTTCGGGTTTCCGTTACCACGGCCGTGTGAAGGCGCTGGCAGAAGCCGCGCGTGAAGCCGGTCTGAAGTTCTAA
- the rpsE gene encoding 30S ribosomal protein S5, with product MAKMQAKMASDKPDDGMREKMIAINRVTKVVKGGRIMGFAALTVVGDGDGRIGMGKGKSKEVPVGVQKAMEEARRNLIKVPLKNGTLHHTVTGRHGASRVMMSPAKPGTGVIAGGAMRAIFEVMGVTDVVAKSTGSSNPYNLVRATLDGLSKMSTASDIAAKRGKSVEDILG from the coding sequence ATGGCAAAAATGCAAGCGAAAATGGCAAGCGACAAGCCGGATGATGGCATGCGCGAAAAAATGATCGCGATCAACCGCGTGACCAAAGTGGTCAAGGGTGGTCGTATCATGGGTTTTGCAGCGCTGACCGTTGTCGGTGACGGCGATGGCCGCATCGGCATGGGTAAAGGCAAGTCGAAGGAAGTTCCAGTCGGCGTGCAAAAAGCGATGGAAGAAGCCCGCCGCAACCTGATCAAGGTGCCCCTCAAGAACGGTACGCTGCACCACACCGTTACCGGTCGTCACGGCGCCTCGCGCGTCATGATGTCGCCGGCCAAGCCAGGTACTGGCGTGATCGCTGGTGGCGCAATGCGCGCTATCTTCGAGGTGATGGGCGTGACCGACGTGGTCGCCAAGTCGACCGGTTCGTCGAACCCGTACAACCTGGTTCGCGCCACGCTCGACGGCCTGTCGAAAATGAGCACTGCTTCCGACATCGCAGCCAAGCGCGGCAAGTCGGTCGAAGACATCCTGGGTTAA
- the rpmD gene encoding 50S ribosomal protein L30: MANTVKVKLVKGLIGTRQDHRATVRGLGLRRVNSVSELQDTPSVRGMINKVAYLVKVVS, from the coding sequence ATGGCAAACACTGTCAAAGTCAAGCTCGTCAAGGGCCTGATCGGTACCCGTCAGGATCACCGTGCCACCGTGCGCGGCCTGGGTCTGCGTCGTGTCAACTCGGTCTCCGAGCTGCAGGACACCCCATCCGTGCGTGGCATGATCAACAAAGTCGCGTACCTCGTTAAAGTTGTATCGTAA
- the rplO gene encoding 50S ribosomal protein L15: MELNTIQPADGAKHYKRRVGRGIGSGLGKTAGRGHKGQKSRSGGFHKVGFEGGQMPLQRRLPKRGFKSLNATFKAEVRLSDLNALAVGDIDILVLKQAGILPVVARDVRVILSGEITRAVNLKGLKATAGAKAAIEAAGGSVA; this comes from the coding sequence ATGGAACTCAATACCATTCAACCAGCTGACGGCGCCAAGCACTACAAGCGCCGCGTCGGCCGCGGTATCGGCTCCGGCCTGGGCAAGACCGCTGGTCGCGGTCACAAGGGTCAGAAGTCGCGTTCGGGCGGCTTCCACAAGGTCGGCTTCGAAGGCGGTCAGATGCCTCTGCAGCGCCGTCTGCCGAAGCGCGGCTTCAAGTCGCTCAACGCAACCTTCAAGGCTGAAGTCCGTCTGTCGGACCTGAACGCCCTGGCGGTCGGCGACATCGACATTCTGGTGCTCAAGCAAGCAGGCATCCTGCCAGTGGTGGCACGCGACGTGCGCGTCATCCTGTCGGGCGAGATCACCCGTGCGGTGAACCTCAAGGGCCTGAAGGCGACCGCGGGCGCGAAAGCGGCCATCGAAGCAGCTGGCGGTTCGGTCGCCTAA